A region of Haloplanus sp. XH21 DNA encodes the following proteins:
- a CDS encoding amidohydrolase family protein, which translates to MHVEGTVLRGPEFEPVEGRVVVEDGRIVAVEETTTDSDAIVCPAFVNAHTHIGDSIAKEAGAGLSLDELVAPPDGLKHRLLRTASREAKVTAMRRSLRFMQRSGTAATIEFREGGVEGVRAIRDALDGLDIEAVVLGRETVEAMEAADGFGASGARDADFEERRAATRAADKPFGIHAGERDSHDLDPALDLDPTFLVHVVHPEPHHLLRIETEGVPVVVCPRSNLVTDAGTPPIADLLERTTVALGTDNVMLNSPSMFREMEFAAKLCDVSATEVLRMATVNGATLAGLNCGLIEPDREAKLLVLDGDSDNLCGARDIVRAVVRRAGVDDVMRVIL; encoded by the coding sequence ATGCACGTCGAGGGAACCGTCCTCCGCGGTCCGGAGTTCGAACCCGTGGAGGGTCGCGTCGTCGTCGAAGACGGCCGGATCGTTGCGGTCGAGGAGACGACGACCGACTCGGACGCCATCGTCTGTCCCGCCTTCGTCAACGCCCACACGCACATCGGCGACTCCATCGCCAAGGAAGCGGGCGCGGGACTCTCGCTCGACGAACTCGTCGCGCCGCCGGACGGTCTCAAACACCGACTCCTCCGGACGGCCTCCCGTGAGGCGAAAGTGACGGCCATGCGCCGGTCGCTCCGATTCATGCAGCGGTCGGGGACGGCCGCGACCATCGAGTTCCGGGAGGGTGGCGTCGAGGGCGTTCGGGCGATCCGGGACGCGCTGGACGGCCTGGACATCGAGGCCGTCGTCCTCGGTCGGGAGACGGTCGAGGCGATGGAAGCGGCCGACGGTTTCGGCGCGAGCGGTGCCCGCGACGCCGACTTCGAGGAGCGACGCGCCGCGACCCGAGCGGCGGACAAGCCGTTCGGCATCCACGCCGGCGAGCGCGACTCCCACGACCTCGATCCGGCGCTCGACCTCGATCCGACCTTCCTCGTCCACGTCGTCCACCCCGAACCCCACCACCTGTTGCGGATCGAAACCGAGGGCGTCCCGGTCGTAGTCTGCCCGCGGTCGAACCTCGTCACCGACGCGGGGACGCCACCCATCGCCGACCTCCTCGAACGCACGACCGTCGCGCTCGGCACCGACAACGTGATGCTCAACAGCCCGTCGATGTTCCGTGAGATGGAGTTCGCGGCGAAACTGTGCGACGTCTCCGCTACCGAGGTGTTGCGCATGGCGACCGTCAACGGCGCGACACTCGCGGGCCTGAACTGCGGGCTGATCGAACCCGACCGCGAGGCCAAACTGCTGGTGCTCGACGGCGACTCCGACAACCTGTGTGGGGCGCGCGATATCGTCCGGGCGGTCGTCCGTCGGGCGGGCGTCGACGACGTGATGCGAGTGATCCTGTGA
- a CDS encoding HD domain-containing protein, whose protein sequence is MATIKDSVHDHIEVTGVAEALLDTPAMQRLRRVRQLGTVSLVYPSANHTRFEHSLGVYHLASETLDHLGVAGRTAERVRAAALLHDVGHSPFSHNVESLLHRYTGKYHDDVTDLLADGQVGAILREHGLDPDAVADLVAGEGRYGQLVSGELDVDRMDYLVRDAHHTGVPYGTIDHGRLVRELTFVDGELVLAAGNVQTAESLLLARALMNPTVYQHHVARIGKAMLRRATERLIEDADADPERVRRWDDADLLVALRQADATAALADRLSTRDLYKRAVWAEIDDVPDSLRDADHDRLHDLERDIAAAADLDPDAVIIDVPPPPEMRESSSRVVVNGEIRRLDRQSPLVSALRVAGRNQWRLGVYTPAAAVDRVGHIAVETLGLDVDGAPISEVRRGIDATLDEFG, encoded by the coding sequence ATGGCGACGATCAAGGACAGCGTCCACGACCACATCGAGGTCACGGGCGTCGCCGAGGCCCTGCTGGACACGCCGGCGATGCAGCGCTTGCGGCGTGTCCGACAGCTCGGCACCGTCTCGCTGGTCTACCCGTCGGCCAACCACACCCGCTTCGAACACAGCCTGGGCGTCTACCACCTCGCCAGCGAGACGCTCGATCATCTCGGCGTCGCGGGCCGGACGGCCGAACGCGTCCGCGCCGCCGCCCTCCTCCACGACGTCGGCCACTCCCCGTTCAGCCACAACGTCGAATCCCTCCTCCATCGCTACACGGGGAAGTACCACGACGATGTGACCGACCTGCTCGCCGACGGACAGGTGGGTGCCATCCTCCGCGAACACGGCCTCGACCCCGACGCCGTGGCGGACCTCGTCGCCGGCGAGGGCCGCTACGGCCAGCTCGTCTCCGGCGAACTCGACGTCGACCGGATGGACTATCTCGTCCGTGACGCTCACCACACCGGCGTTCCCTACGGCACTATCGACCACGGCCGGCTGGTCCGGGAGCTCACCTTCGTCGACGGCGAACTCGTCCTCGCGGCAGGCAACGTCCAGACCGCCGAGAGCCTCCTGCTCGCGAGAGCGCTCATGAACCCGACCGTCTACCAGCACCACGTCGCCCGGATCGGCAAGGCGATGCTCCGCCGAGCGACCGAGCGCCTGATCGAAGACGCCGACGCCGACCCCGAACGAGTGCGACGCTGGGACGACGCCGACCTGCTCGTGGCGCTCCGGCAGGCGGACGCCACTGCGGCCCTCGCCGACCGCCTCTCGACGCGTGACCTCTACAAACGGGCGGTGTGGGCGGAGATCGACGACGTGCCCGATTCCCTCCGCGACGCGGATCACGACCGCCTCCACGACCTGGAGCGGGACATCGCGGCGGCCGCGGACCTCGATCCCGACGCCGTCATCATCGACGTGCCGCCCCCGCCGGAGATGCGCGAGTCGTCGTCGCGGGTCGTCGTCAACGGGGAAATCCGCCGACTCGACCGCCAGTCCCCGCTGGTGAGCGCGCTCCGCGTCGCCGGCCGCAACCAGTGGCGGCTGGGCGTGTACACGCCCGCGGCGGCGGTCGACCGGGTCGGTCACATCGCCGTCGAGACGCTCGGCCTCGACGTCGACGGCGCGCCCATCTCGGAGGTGCGCCGCGGCATCGACGCCACGCTCGACGAGTTCGGGTAG
- a CDS encoding DJ-1/PfpI family protein: MTTTIAIIVYDGFDELDAIGPFEAFEMAADEGAPLETSLVTLDEQETVTAAHGLRITPDGTLSVADPPDVAVVPGGGWNDRRPTGAWAEAERGVLPDTLARLHDAGVTLASVCTGAMLLARAGVLDGRPAVTHADALDDLRSTDATVVDARVVDVEGRHPSGNRTQSGDGGDVVTAGGITSGLDLALHLIERLVDEETAETVATGLEYDRQRARSS; this comes from the coding sequence GTGACCACGACCATCGCGATCATCGTCTACGACGGCTTCGACGAACTGGACGCTATCGGCCCGTTCGAGGCGTTCGAGATGGCGGCCGACGAGGGCGCACCGCTGGAGACGTCGCTCGTCACGCTCGACGAGCAGGAGACGGTGACGGCGGCCCACGGGCTTCGGATCACACCCGACGGCACGCTCTCGGTGGCCGACCCGCCGGACGTGGCGGTGGTTCCGGGCGGTGGGTGGAACGACCGCCGCCCGACGGGCGCGTGGGCGGAGGCCGAACGCGGTGTCCTCCCCGACACGCTGGCCCGTCTCCACGACGCGGGAGTGACGCTCGCATCGGTGTGTACCGGCGCCATGTTGCTCGCCCGCGCGGGCGTCCTCGACGGGCGACCCGCGGTCACACACGCGGACGCGCTCGACGACCTCAGATCGACGGACGCGACGGTGGTCGACGCTCGCGTCGTCGACGTCGAGGGACGACATCCCTCGGGCAACCGGACGCAGTCCGGTGACGGCGGCGACGTGGTGACCGCCGGCGGGATCACCTCGGGCCTCGACCTGGCGCTCCACCTGATCGAGCGCCTGGTCGACGAGGAGACGGCCGAGACCGTCGCGACGGGGCTGGAGTACGACCGTCAGCGAGCCCGTTCGTCGTGA
- a CDS encoding MFS transporter: MRGWRGVGLVSGWQAVASLCFYAIFAATAFVRTDFGLSRTLVGVTITVTMLGYTLLLFAMGAAVDGYGERSVMIGGLLALGVGAVGVAVAPSYPALLVALLLIGGAYATAMPATNRAILAVAPAGRRNFAMSVKQVGVTVGSGVGALLITMAAATRFGWRGGFWVVAAVAVAVTAAFAYGYRLSGGTGSVSLPDVRGLAARPDYRALTAAGFFFGAAIFTTTGYVVLYLTESMRTAAGLAGAVLALVQLTGSVGRLGGGALADRLPVGGARASALVLLGQSVLGACCLVVVTLVESPVAAAVGFGVLGLFLFGIPATYYACMTSLVPADRVGEATAGGQLTINAGGLLAPPVFGYLVDTGGYAAGWLTLAAGVAVAALLIARLTQLTDAAHDERAR; this comes from the coding sequence ATGCGTGGATGGCGCGGGGTCGGACTGGTCTCGGGATGGCAAGCCGTCGCCAGCCTCTGCTTTTATGCTATCTTCGCCGCGACGGCGTTCGTCAGGACCGATTTCGGTCTCTCGCGGACCCTCGTCGGCGTCACGATCACGGTGACGATGCTCGGCTACACGCTGTTGCTCTTTGCGATGGGTGCGGCCGTCGACGGCTACGGCGAACGCTCGGTGATGATCGGCGGACTACTGGCGCTCGGCGTCGGCGCCGTCGGCGTCGCCGTAGCTCCCTCCTATCCGGCACTGCTGGTCGCCCTCTTGTTGATCGGCGGCGCGTACGCGACGGCCATGCCCGCAACCAACCGCGCCATCCTCGCGGTGGCGCCCGCAGGACGGCGAAACTTCGCGATGAGCGTCAAACAGGTCGGCGTGACCGTCGGCAGCGGTGTGGGCGCCCTGCTCATCACGATGGCGGCCGCGACCCGCTTCGGCTGGCGCGGCGGGTTCTGGGTCGTCGCGGCCGTCGCCGTCGCCGTCACGGCCGCCTTCGCCTACGGCTACCGTCTCAGCGGTGGAACCGGAAGCGTCTCACTCCCCGACGTTCGGGGGCTGGCCGCCCGTCCCGACTACCGCGCGCTGACCGCCGCCGGCTTCTTTTTCGGCGCCGCCATCTTCACCACGACCGGCTACGTCGTTCTCTATCTCACGGAGTCGATGCGAACCGCGGCGGGCCTGGCCGGTGCGGTCCTCGCGCTGGTGCAGTTGACCGGGAGCGTCGGCCGACTCGGCGGCGGCGCACTCGCCGACCGCCTCCCGGTCGGCGGGGCCCGAGCGAGCGCGCTCGTCCTCCTCGGGCAGTCCGTCCTCGGCGCTTGCTGTCTGGTCGTCGTGACGCTCGTCGAGTCGCCGGTCGCCGCCGCCGTCGGCTTCGGCGTTCTCGGTCTCTTTCTGTTCGGCATCCCCGCCACCTACTACGCCTGCATGACATCGCTCGTCCCCGCCGACCGCGTGGGTGAGGCGACCGCTGGCGGCCAGCTCACGATCAACGCGGGCGGCCTGCTGGCGCCGCCGGTCTTCGGCTACCTCGTCGACACCGGCGGCTACGCGGCTGGGTGGCTCACGCTCGCCGCTGGCGTCGCCGTCGCAGCGCTCCTGATCGCGCGGCTCACCCAACTGACCGACGCCGCTCACGACGAACGGGCTCGCTGA
- the sod gene encoding superoxide dismutase: protein MSYELDPLPYDYDALEPHISEQVLNWHHDTHHQGYVNGWNSAEETLEANRDEGDFGSSPGAMRNVTHNGSGHILHDLFWNCMSPNGGGEPSGALAARIQEDFGSYEAWKGEFEAAAGAAGGWALLVYDSFSNQLRNVVVDKHDQGALWGSHPILALDVWEHSYYHDYGPARGDFVDNFFEVVDWEEPADRYEEAVELFE from the coding sequence ATGAGCTACGAACTCGACCCACTCCCGTACGATTACGACGCGCTCGAACCGCACATCTCCGAACAGGTGCTGAACTGGCATCACGACACCCACCACCAGGGCTACGTCAACGGCTGGAACAGTGCCGAGGAGACCCTCGAAGCGAACCGCGACGAGGGCGACTTCGGTTCCTCGCCGGGTGCCATGCGCAACGTCACCCACAACGGCTCCGGTCACATCCTGCACGACCTCTTCTGGAACTGCATGTCGCCCAACGGTGGCGGCGAGCCGAGCGGTGCGCTCGCGGCCCGCATCCAGGAGGACTTCGGGTCCTACGAAGCCTGGAAGGGCGAGTTCGAAGCCGCTGCCGGCGCGGCCGGCGGCTGGGCGCTGCTGGTCTACGACAGCTTCTCGAACCAGCTTCGTAACGTCGTGGTCGACAAGCACGACCAGGGCGCGCTCTGGGGCTCCCACCCCATCCTCGCGCTCGACGTCTGGGAGCACTCCTACTACCACGACTACGGCCCGGCCCGCGGCGACTTCGTCGACAACTTCTTCGAGGTCGTCGACTGGGAGGAGCCCGCCGACCGCTACGAAGAAGCCGTCGAGCTGTTCGAGTAG
- a CDS encoding DUF5827 family protein, whose protein sequence is MPRPKESFEDIFPCEFYTPEELLDPDQMYTIREIARLLQGLDPDADIDEDTEAVIVDWAVPWVMLNADDLVIGEPPTEDAPGYYGLRTDDGSE, encoded by the coding sequence ATGCCACGTCCCAAGGAGTCGTTCGAGGACATCTTCCCCTGTGAGTTCTACACTCCCGAGGAGTTGCTCGATCCGGATCAGATGTACACCATCCGCGAGATCGCGCGTCTGCTGCAGGGGCTCGACCCCGACGCCGACATCGACGAGGACACCGAAGCCGTCATCGTCGACTGGGCGGTGCCGTGGGTGATGCTCAACGCCGACGACCTGGTGATCGGCGAACCGCCGACGGAGGACGCGCCCGGCTACTACGGCCTACGAACCGACGACGGGAGCGAGTGA
- a CDS encoding MBL fold metallo-hydrolase, which translates to MTDHIENLAADVQAFTSNVFLVTGDRTALVDTGANFDVVSRIETRVDDLDTVVLTHTHGDHVGNVDAVRAAFDVDVQGHESAQPVVDTELGEAVRLGDHDYRVVHTPGHKDDHVCLYAPELSVCFAGDLVFANGAFGRTDLEEGDRETLIESIDRLRGTVDPGLSVLHAGHGPSVTSDAYATIERAAAAARQR; encoded by the coding sequence ATGACGGATCACATCGAGAATCTCGCGGCCGACGTCCAGGCGTTCACCAGCAACGTCTTCCTCGTCACCGGCGACCGAACCGCGCTGGTCGACACCGGCGCCAACTTCGACGTGGTGTCGCGGATCGAGACGCGTGTCGACGACCTCGACACCGTCGTCCTCACGCACACCCACGGCGACCACGTCGGCAACGTCGACGCCGTCCGTGCGGCGTTCGATGTCGACGTTCAGGGGCACGAGTCGGCCCAGCCCGTCGTCGATACCGAACTCGGCGAGGCCGTCCGCCTCGGCGACCACGACTACCGCGTCGTTCACACACCTGGCCACAAAGACGACCACGTCTGTCTGTACGCCCCCGAGCTGTCGGTGTGTTTCGCCGGCGATCTGGTGTTCGCCAACGGCGCTTTCGGCCGCACCGACCTCGAAGAGGGGGACCGCGAGACGCTGATCGAGAGCATCGACCGACTGCGCGGGACGGTCGATCCCGGCCTGTCGGTCCTCCACGCGGGCCACGGGCCGAGCGTGACGAGCGATGCTTACGCGACGATCGAGCGCGCGGCCGCGGCGGCACGGCAACGGTGA
- the thyX gene encoding FAD-dependent thymidylate synthase, with translation MEVQLLEATPDPERVICTAARNDYLTEFVGDISFAEAMEGIEGETEESKRRTLIGHLLDHGHFGPFEHPQATFAIKGVSRSCMAQITRHRHASFDIQSMRYVSFDDVDPADVEDGAMVVTPPSATDPEWIGRNQSSGPVGEETAAERERIFRESVRSSVESYQELLDLGMPPEDARFVLPIGTEVNIVMSVNARMLMHIADMRAAADSQWEIREMTESILDLAADWCPITFEHYEEHMKGRKNRLAP, from the coding sequence ATGGAGGTCCAACTGCTCGAAGCGACGCCCGACCCGGAGCGAGTCATCTGCACGGCGGCGCGAAACGACTATCTGACGGAGTTCGTCGGCGACATCTCGTTTGCGGAGGCGATGGAGGGTATCGAGGGCGAGACCGAGGAATCGAAACGGCGGACGCTCATCGGCCACCTGCTCGACCACGGCCACTTCGGCCCGTTCGAACATCCGCAGGCCACCTTCGCCATCAAGGGCGTGAGCCGGTCGTGTATGGCCCAGATCACGCGCCACCGCCACGCGAGTTTCGACATTCAGAGCATGCGCTACGTCTCCTTCGACGACGTCGACCCCGCCGATGTCGAGGACGGCGCGATGGTGGTGACGCCGCCGTCGGCGACCGATCCCGAGTGGATCGGCCGTAACCAGTCGAGCGGCCCGGTCGGAGAGGAGACGGCCGCGGAGCGCGAGCGCATCTTCCGCGAGTCGGTGCGCAGTTCGGTCGAGTCGTATCAGGAACTGCTCGATCTGGGGATGCCGCCGGAGGACGCCCGTTTCGTCCTCCCCATCGGCACCGAGGTCAACATCGTGATGTCGGTGAACGCGCGGATGCTGATGCACATCGCGGACATGCGCGCCGCGGCGGACAGCCAGTGGGAGATCCGCGAGATGACCGAATCCATCCTCGACCTGGCCGCCGACTGGTGCCCGATCACGTTCGAGCATTACGAGGAACACATGAAGGGGCGGAAGAACCGTCTCGCGCCCTGA
- a CDS encoding TRAM domain-containing protein, producing MPEQPVATGETYVVAIEELGSEGDGVGYVDEFAVLVGDATLGETVRIEITDVDSNFARGEVVDAEFDLT from the coding sequence ATGCCAGAACAGCCAGTGGCAACCGGCGAGACGTACGTCGTTGCCATCGAGGAGTTGGGATCCGAAGGTGACGGCGTGGGATACGTCGACGAGTTCGCGGTGCTCGTCGGCGACGCCACCCTCGGCGAGACGGTGCGGATCGAGATTACGGATGTCGATTCGAACTTCGCGCGCGGCGAAGTCGTAGACGCCGAGTTCGACCTCACGTGA
- a CDS encoding DHH family phosphoesterase has translation MSHARTLYDLLVDAEALTVVCHNNPDPDCLSSAFALGRIAAAAGVDEQRILYSGQISHQQNRAFVNLLGLDLQPFDPDAVRDRPAGTLLAFVDHAVPGANNEVPAGTPVDIVIDHHAVEGIDARFVDHREAVGATATILAEYLSELDIEVDTTLATALAFAIRRETLGFLRGVTLAEYQAVAGLHDRVDPDLLRRLSNPSVSGATVDAIADAIDNRIVRGATLITHVGRTNERDALPQAADYLATLEGVETAVVFGIVDDAIHLSARSTDPRVHVGDALAAAFNDVGSAGGHREMAGGEIPLGIFADYVPEDTSLIDIVERVVTRRLVGALGLDDVETDVGE, from the coding sequence ATGAGTCACGCTCGGACGCTGTACGACCTGCTCGTTGACGCCGAGGCGCTCACGGTCGTCTGTCACAACAACCCGGATCCGGACTGCCTCTCGAGCGCGTTCGCCCTCGGCCGCATCGCCGCGGCCGCGGGCGTCGACGAGCAGCGCATCCTCTACAGCGGACAGATCTCCCACCAGCAGAACCGCGCGTTCGTCAACCTGCTCGGCCTCGACCTCCAGCCGTTCGACCCGGACGCGGTTCGTGACCGCCCGGCAGGCACCCTGCTGGCGTTCGTCGACCACGCGGTGCCCGGCGCGAACAACGAGGTACCGGCGGGGACGCCCGTCGACATCGTGATCGATCACCACGCAGTCGAGGGGATCGACGCTCGGTTCGTCGACCACCGCGAGGCAGTCGGCGCGACGGCGACCATCCTCGCGGAGTATCTCTCCGAGCTCGACATCGAGGTGGATACGACGCTCGCGACCGCGCTCGCGTTCGCGATCCGGCGGGAGACGCTCGGATTCCTGCGTGGCGTGACGCTCGCCGAATACCAGGCCGTGGCGGGCCTTCACGACCGGGTCGACCCCGACCTGTTGCGTCGGCTATCGAACCCCTCCGTCAGCGGCGCGACGGTCGACGCCATCGCCGACGCCATCGACAACCGGATCGTCCGGGGCGCGACGCTCATCACGCACGTTGGGCGCACGAACGAACGGGACGCCCTCCCCCAGGCCGCCGACTATCTCGCCACGCTGGAGGGCGTCGAGACGGCCGTCGTCTTCGGCATCGTCGACGACGCCATCCACCTCAGCGCGCGGTCGACGGATCCGCGGGTCCACGTCGGCGACGCGCTCGCGGCCGCCTTCAACGACGTGGGCAGCGCCGGCGGACACCGCGAGATGGCCGGCGGCGAGATCCCGCTCGGCATCTTCGCCGACTACGTGCCCGAAGACACGTCGCTCATCGACATCGTGGAACGGGTGGTGACCCGTCGACTGGTGGGCGCGCTCGGTCTCGATGACGTCGAGACCGACGTGGGTGAATAA
- a CDS encoding MBL fold metallo-hydrolase, translating into MRLTFLGTGSAMPLPDRAQTGYLLERDGDDRRLLVDCGAGVLHRLAATDAGYEGVSTVLLTHHHLDHVSDLLPLLKARWLAGEEHLEVVGPRGTKALVDGLLDVHDYLDGRVDLRVREVGPHDFSVAGFDVDAHETRHSVDGLAYRFAGAGDAGDLTLSSDTEAFEGLAAFADGSAVLVHDCSFPDDVNVSNHPTPSALGDVLAGHDYGRVYLTHLYPHTEGRHDEMLSAVETRVGGDVRMARDGLRVAIK; encoded by the coding sequence ATGCGCCTCACTTTCCTCGGGACGGGAAGCGCGATGCCACTCCCGGACCGCGCCCAGACCGGCTATCTGCTGGAACGCGACGGCGACGATCGCCGACTCCTGGTCGACTGCGGCGCGGGCGTCCTCCACCGTCTCGCTGCCACCGACGCCGGCTACGAGGGCGTTTCGACCGTCCTCCTGACCCATCACCACCTGGATCACGTTTCGGACCTCCTCCCCTTGCTCAAGGCGCGATGGCTGGCCGGCGAGGAGCATCTGGAGGTCGTCGGGCCGCGAGGGACGAAGGCGCTCGTGGACGGCCTGCTCGACGTGCACGACTACCTCGACGGACGGGTCGACCTGCGCGTGCGCGAGGTCGGCCCCCACGACTTTTCGGTCGCCGGGTTCGATGTCGACGCCCACGAGACGCGTCACTCCGTCGACGGCCTCGCCTACCGATTCGCCGGCGCTGGCGACGCCGGCGACCTCACGCTCAGCAGCGACACCGAGGCGTTCGAGGGACTGGCCGCCTTCGCCGACGGGTCGGCCGTGCTCGTCCACGACTGCTCGTTCCCGGACGACGTGAACGTCTCGAACCACCCCACGCCGTCGGCGCTCGGTGATGTCCTCGCGGGTCATGACTACGGCCGCGTCTACCTGACGCATCTCTATCCCCATACCGAGGGGCGACACGACGAGATGCTATCGGCAGTCGAAACACGGGTCGGTGGCGACGTGCGCATGGCCCGTGACGGTCTCCGCGTCGCGATCAAATGA
- a CDS encoding cold-shock protein produces the protein MANGTVDFFNDTGGYGFIETEDADDDVFFHMEDVGGPDLEEGQDVDFEIEDSPKGPRATNLVRN, from the coding sequence ATGGCAAACGGTACTGTTGATTTCTTCAACGACACTGGCGGCTACGGTTTCATCGAGACTGAGGATGCTGACGACGACGTGTTCTTCCACATGGAGGATGTCGGCGGCCCGGACCTCGAAGAGGGACAGGATGTTGACTTCGAAATCGAGGACTCCCCCAAGGGTCCCCGCGCGACGAACCTCGTCCGTAACTAA
- a CDS encoding isopentenyl phosphate kinase, with the protein MTTVLKLGGSLITDKERQETLDDAALSAAADAVADASDDLALVHGAGSFGHHYAEKHGVSVSEGASDADDILEIHGSMTTLNRFVLSRLHERGVSALPVHPLSAGARDADATLDLPIVAVERMLGEGFVPVSHGDVITHENRGATILSGDEVVVRFAEGLDADRVGLCSTVDGVYDESGAVIDHIRSLDDVAAALGGSDATDVTGGMAGKVRTLLGLDAPAFVFGADDLPAFLDGGEPGTRVG; encoded by the coding sequence ATGACGACCGTGCTCAAGCTCGGCGGGAGCCTCATCACCGACAAGGAGCGCCAGGAGACGCTGGACGACGCGGCGCTGTCGGCGGCCGCCGACGCCGTCGCCGACGCGAGCGACGACCTGGCGCTCGTCCACGGTGCCGGGAGTTTCGGCCACCACTACGCCGAGAAACACGGCGTCAGCGTCTCCGAGGGCGCGTCCGACGCGGACGATATCCTCGAAATCCACGGGTCGATGACGACGCTCAACCGGTTCGTCCTCTCGCGGCTTCACGAGCGGGGAGTGTCCGCGCTGCCGGTCCATCCGCTCTCGGCCGGCGCCCGCGACGCCGACGCCACGCTCGACCTCCCCATCGTCGCCGTCGAACGCATGCTCGGCGAGGGGTTCGTCCCCGTCAGCCACGGCGACGTGATCACCCACGAAAATCGGGGGGCGACCATCCTCTCGGGCGACGAGGTGGTGGTCCGGTTCGCGGAGGGTCTCGACGCCGACCGGGTGGGACTTTGCTCGACCGTCGACGGCGTCTACGACGAGTCCGGGGCAGTCATCGACCACATCCGCTCCCTCGACGACGTTGCCGCCGCCCTCGGTGGGAGCGACGCGACGGACGTGACCGGCGGGATGGCCGGCAAGGTGCGTACCCTCCTTGGCCTCGATGCGCCGGCCTTCGTCTTCGGCGCCGACGACCTCCCGGCGTTCCTCGACGGCGGCGAACCGGGCACGCGCGTCGGCTGA
- the mvk gene encoding mevalonate kinase: MTVSSAPGKVYLFGEHAVVYGEPAVPCAIEQRATVTVEARDDDHVRVQASDLSLDGFTVEYTGSTADRPDVDVPAPLVEAAMGYIDAAVEQARDAADAPDAGFDITVESDIPLGAGLGSSAAVTVAGIDAATRELGHRLPTGEIANRAYRAEAEVQEGQASRADTFCSAVGGAVRVEGDDCRSIDAPDLPIVIGFDGGAGDTGELVAGVRALKERYDFADDTVATIGNIVRNGERLLDPDADVEADDRIAELGRLMDFNHGLLESLGVSSRSLDSMVWAAREAGAHGAKLTGAGGGGCIVALDPTPETLTALRFTPGCEEAFRAELATDGVRRVA; the protein is encoded by the coding sequence ATGACCGTCTCGAGTGCGCCGGGCAAGGTGTATCTGTTCGGCGAACACGCCGTCGTCTACGGCGAACCGGCCGTTCCCTGTGCCATCGAGCAGCGAGCGACCGTCACGGTCGAGGCCCGAGACGACGATCACGTCCGCGTGCAGGCGTCGGATCTCAGCCTCGACGGCTTCACCGTCGAGTACACGGGGTCGACGGCCGACCGTCCGGACGTGGACGTACCGGCACCCCTGGTGGAAGCTGCGATGGGCTACATCGACGCGGCGGTCGAGCAGGCCCGCGACGCCGCCGACGCCCCCGACGCCGGCTTCGACATCACCGTCGAGAGCGACATTCCGCTGGGCGCTGGCCTGGGATCGTCGGCCGCCGTGACGGTGGCGGGTATCGACGCCGCGACGCGGGAACTCGGCCATCGGCTCCCGACCGGCGAGATCGCGAACCGCGCCTACCGCGCCGAGGCCGAGGTACAGGAGGGGCAGGCGTCCCGGGCGGACACCTTCTGTTCGGCCGTCGGCGGCGCCGTCCGCGTCGAGGGCGACGACTGCCGAAGCATCGACGCACCGGACCTCCCCATCGTCATCGGCTTCGACGGCGGCGCGGGCGATACGGGCGAACTCGTCGCCGGCGTCCGCGCGCTCAAAGAGCGGTACGACTTCGCCGACGACACCGTTGCTACCATCGGCAACATCGTGCGCAACGGCGAGCGACTGCTCGATCCTGACGCCGATGTCGAGGCGGACGATCGCATCGCCGAACTCGGCCGGCTGATGGACTTCAACCACGGCCTGCTGGAGTCGCTCGGCGTCTCCTCGCGGTCGCTCGACAGCATGGTGTGGGCGGCCCGCGAGGCCGGCGCCCACGGCGCGAAACTCACCGGTGCGGGCGGGGGTGGCTGTATCGTCGCGCTCGATCCCACGCCGGAGACGCTGACGGCGCTTCGGTTCACGCCGGGGTGTGAGGAGGCGTTCCGCGCCGAACTGGCCACCGACGGCGTCCGGAGGGTCGCATGA